DNA sequence from the uncultured Fusobacterium sp. genome:
AGCACACGACTTTTAATCGTGTTGCCACAGGTTCAAATCCTGTATGACGCACCATCGTGCGAGGATGGCGGAATTGGCAGACGCGCTAGACTTAGGATCTAGTGTCCCAGACGTGAGAGTTCAAGTCTCTCTCTTCGCACCAATAAGCTAACAAGAGATTCTATAGAATCTCTTTTTTTTATATTCGTATACAGAGAATGTGAGGAAAAATGAGAAATATAAAGATAACGTATAGATATGATGGAAGTATGTTTTATGGATCTCAAAGACAGCCTGAAAAAAGAACAGTTCAAGGCGAGATAGAAAAACTTCTAAATATTTTATTAAAAGATGAAATAAATATGGTATCTTCAGGTAGAACAGATAGAGGGGTACATGCTTTAATACAAGTTTCAAATTTCTTTACCTCTTCACCAATACCTTTAGATAGAATGAGATATGCTTTAAATAGAGGACTACCTTTAGATATAGAGTTATTAGATATAGAAGAGGTAGATTTAGAATTTAATTCAAGATTTTTACCTAAGAGTAGAGCATATAGATATATTATGACTTGGAAAAGAAATCCTTTTGAAAGTAGATACACAACATATGTAAATAAAAAAATAGAAAAAGATAGATTTTTTGAGATTATGAAGCCTTTAATAGGAGTACATGATTTTAATAATTTTAGAATGAGTGATTGTGGAAGTAAAACCTCTATAAGAGAGATATATAGTATAGAGCTTTTTGAAGAAGATCAAAAATTAATTGTCGAGATAAGAGGAAACTCTTTTTTAAAGTCTCAAATTAGAATAATGATAGGAACAGCTTTAGAAATTTATTTTGGTAACAGAGATAAAAACTATCTAATAGATATGTTAAATAATCCAGAAAAAAAATATATAAAAAAGGTTGCAGATCCCTTTGGACTATATCTATCAGAAGTGAATTATTGATTGATATTTTGGAGGAAAAAATGGATTTTAAAGAATTAAACAGGGCAGATTTACCATTGATAAAGGAAATAGTTGAATTAGAAGAGGAAGCTTTTGGAGGAAAAGGTGGAGTTGATCTTTGGATTTTAAAAGCTCTTTTAAGATATGGAAAAGTGTTTGTATTGGAAGAAGATAATAAAATAATATCTATTATTGAATATATGCAATGTTTTGATAAGAAAGAAGTTTTTTTATATGGAATTTGTACTTTGAAAAAATATAGAAATCAAGGAAATGCTAATAGAATAATGGCAGAGAGTGAGAAATACTTAAAAAATAAAGGTTATAATGAAA
Encoded proteins:
- the truA gene encoding tRNA pseudouridine(38-40) synthase TruA, which translates into the protein MRNIKITYRYDGSMFYGSQRQPEKRTVQGEIEKLLNILLKDEINMVSSGRTDRGVHALIQVSNFFTSSPIPLDRMRYALNRGLPLDIELLDIEEVDLEFNSRFLPKSRAYRYIMTWKRNPFESRYTTYVNKKIEKDRFFEIMKPLIGVHDFNNFRMSDCGSKTSIREIYSIELFEEDQKLIVEIRGNSFLKSQIRIMIGTALEIYFGNRDKNYLIDMLNNPEKKYIKKVADPFGLYLSEVNY
- a CDS encoding N-acetyltransferase, with translation MDFKELNRADLPLIKEIVELEEEAFGGKGGVDLWILKALLRYGKVFVLEEDNKIISIIEYMQCFDKKEVFLYGICTLKKYRNQGNANRIMAESEKYLKNKGYNEIYLTVDPENEIAINMYKHFGYSIVEYQENEYGEGIHRYLMKKTI